In the Kribbella sp. NBC_00482 genome, one interval contains:
- a CDS encoding App1 family protein → MARPHYSSRLEDWFNLGVATVLRRRGWQERIIPQVGYGNTEFVRVLARVVLGRDPRNQPRYDEDQVMRGWRVFVTAPATKVPVTVIVGGQTFDAVTDRGGFIDLNVPVVLPPGWHEIVLGVHGDRQARARIFVPDPEATFGLVSDIDDTVILTMLPRPMIAAWNTFVRDEQARRVVPGMAGLYEELLADHPGAPMFYLSTGAWNTAPTLTRFLERHGYPPGPLLMTDWGPTNTGWFRSGQEHKRTALRRLAREFPNVRWVLVGDDGQHDPQLYGDFAQTHPDHVLAIGIRQLTPAEQVLSHGLPVPNPDPGAHDPHRPTAVTVQGPDGHALRPQLRSVLTRPEPT, encoded by the coding sequence TGGTTCAACCTCGGGGTTGCGACGGTACTTCGGCGTCGTGGCTGGCAGGAGCGGATCATCCCGCAGGTCGGATACGGCAACACGGAGTTCGTCCGGGTGCTGGCCCGCGTCGTGCTCGGACGCGATCCCCGCAATCAGCCGCGGTACGACGAGGACCAGGTGATGCGTGGCTGGCGCGTGTTCGTGACCGCGCCGGCGACCAAGGTGCCGGTGACGGTGATCGTCGGCGGGCAGACGTTCGACGCGGTGACCGATCGCGGCGGGTTCATCGACCTCAACGTGCCGGTGGTGCTGCCGCCGGGGTGGCACGAGATCGTCCTGGGCGTCCACGGCGACCGGCAGGCGCGGGCGCGGATCTTCGTCCCGGACCCGGAGGCCACGTTCGGTCTGGTCAGCGACATCGACGACACGGTGATCCTGACGATGCTGCCGCGTCCGATGATCGCGGCCTGGAACACGTTCGTCCGCGACGAGCAGGCGCGTCGCGTCGTACCAGGTATGGCCGGTCTGTACGAGGAGTTGCTGGCGGACCACCCGGGCGCTCCCATGTTCTACCTGTCCACAGGAGCGTGGAACACGGCGCCGACGCTGACCCGTTTCCTCGAACGGCACGGGTATCCGCCGGGGCCGTTGCTGATGACGGACTGGGGACCGACCAACACCGGCTGGTTCCGCAGCGGCCAGGAGCACAAGCGGACCGCCCTACGCCGGCTCGCGCGAGAGTTCCCCAACGTGCGCTGGGTGCTGGTCGGTGACGACGGCCAGCACGACCCCCAGCTGTACGGCGACTTCGCGCAGACGCATCCGGACCACGTGCTCGCCATCGGCATCCGCCAGCTCACCCCGGCCGAGCAGGTCCTGTCGCACGGTCTGCCGGTCCCTAACCCGGACCCTGGTGCCCACGACCCACACCGGCCGACTGCTGTGACGGTGCAAGGGCCGGACGGACATGCCCTCCGTCCACAGCTCCGCTCGGTGCTGACGCGTCCCGAACCCACCTGA